The Candidatus Manganitrophus noduliformans genome includes a window with the following:
- a CDS encoding ChaN family lipoprotein: MRTFRHFYLFSLTAVFLFLALGCAGPTRSQEQPKDASNPHSTRPAPTPVADAPTTPPAEESLAAESPYIHLDEIEEGKIVHVPTGVAVSKERLIDFLTPARIIYVGEVHDNLEDHRVQLEILKALNEKFPGKVAVGMEMFRRPAQPQLDRWLEGNLSDKDFRKLWIENWGMEMGYYQELLNFIKENKIPLVALNAPQEWEAKVGMKGIDALSSEEQKALPEIDRSDRYHRQALQAIFKGHGPMGRQDGGGFSSFYDTMLLWDETMAESIARYLTSPEGADKKMVVFAGGFHVGYGFGIPRRAFRRLPEPYQIVIPNTQEVPEAKRFQVELKLPDFPLHLADFIWGVGYKEVETKKVRLGVMIEPFQSGVRITDVSPNSTAEAAGIQQGDIVVSFDGEEMREPFDLTYAVGQKSPGDRVKMKLLRDGKVIETEAEMKSSRHP, from the coding sequence ATGCGAACCTTCCGACATTTTTATCTTTTCTCATTAACGGCGGTCTTCTTATTTCTCGCGCTCGGCTGCGCCGGGCCGACCCGTTCCCAGGAACAACCGAAGGACGCTTCAAACCCCCATTCGACGCGACCCGCTCCAACCCCCGTCGCCGACGCCCCGACAACCCCCCCCGCGGAGGAGTCTCTCGCCGCGGAGTCTCCTTATATCCACCTCGACGAGATCGAGGAGGGAAAGATCGTCCATGTTCCCACCGGCGTCGCTGTCTCGAAGGAGCGGCTGATCGATTTTCTGACGCCGGCGCGGATCATTTACGTCGGGGAGGTTCACGACAACCTCGAAGACCATCGGGTGCAGCTGGAAATTCTAAAGGCGCTGAACGAAAAATTTCCGGGAAAGGTGGCGGTCGGGATGGAGATGTTCCGGCGGCCCGCCCAGCCCCAGCTCGACCGGTGGCTGGAGGGGAACCTCAGCGACAAAGACTTCCGCAAGCTCTGGATTGAGAATTGGGGGATGGAGATGGGCTATTATCAGGAGCTGCTCAACTTCATCAAAGAGAACAAGATCCCGCTTGTTGCCTTGAACGCTCCCCAGGAGTGGGAGGCCAAAGTTGGAATGAAGGGGATCGATGCCCTCTCTTCCGAAGAGCAAAAAGCGCTTCCCGAGATCGATCGGAGCGATCGGTATCACCGCCAGGCGTTGCAGGCGATTTTCAAAGGACATGGTCCGATGGGCCGGCAGGACGGCGGGGGGTTCTCCTCTTTCTACGACACGATGCTCCTCTGGGATGAGACGATGGCGGAGAGCATCGCCCGGTATCTCACCTCTCCCGAAGGGGCCGATAAGAAGATGGTCGTCTTTGCGGGGGGCTTCCACGTCGGCTACGGCTTCGGCATCCCGCGGCGGGCTTTCCGGCGCCTGCCGGAGCCGTACCAGATCGTCATCCCGAACACGCAAGAGGTCCCGGAGGCGAAGCGCTTCCAGGTGGAGCTCAAGCTCCCCGATTTCCCGTTGCATCTGGCCGATTTCATCTGGGGGGTCGGCTATAAAGAGGTCGAAACGAAAAAAGTTCGATTGGGGGTCATGATCGAGCCGTTTCAATCCGGGGTGCGCATTACCGATGTTTCCCCGAACTCCACCGCGGAGGCGGCCGGGATCCAACAGGGCGACATCGTCGTCTCCTTCGACGGGGAAGAGATGCGTGAGCCGTTCGACCTCACCTACGCCGTCGGCCAGAAGTCGCCCGGCGATCGCGTCAAGATGAAGCTCCTCCGCGACGGGAAGGTGATCGAGACCGAGGCCGAGATGAAATCGTCCCGGCACCCCTGA
- a CDS encoding RtcB family protein, with translation MVFGDKVKQLSETIWEIDPSYKEGMRVPARIIGTEKLIREMDDAVIEQITNVATLPGLLRAAYCMPDGHSGYGFPIGGVAAMDAEKGVISPGGIGFDINCGMRLVRTDLTEAEVAPKLTELVDLLYTRVPAGVGSKGFVKLAPNEFKEVIAEGSQWCLKNGYAWPEDLALTEESGCIAGANPEKVSQKAIDRGLSQIGTLGSGNHYLEVQVVREGNIFDRKMAEAMGLFPNQVVVMFHCGSRGFGHQVATDYLQVFLEVMAAKYGIKILDRELACAPFRSPEGRDYFSAMKCGLNMSFANRQTILHRIRECFARIFGKSAEALGMRMIYDVAHNTAKLERHPIDGKSRELLVHRKGATRAFGPGHEALPERYQPYGQPVIIGGSMETGSYLLVGTEGAMKETFGSTAHGSGRTMSRTQARKQFRGDRLQKELRARGIYVRSASFAGLAEEAGPTYKDIDEVVDACERAGISRRVVKFAPIGNVKG, from the coding sequence ATGGTTTTCGGAGATAAAGTCAAACAGCTCAGCGAGACGATCTGGGAGATCGATCCCTCCTATAAAGAAGGGATGCGGGTGCCGGCCCGGATCATCGGAACGGAGAAGCTGATTCGGGAGATGGATGACGCGGTGATCGAGCAGATCACCAATGTGGCGACCCTCCCCGGCCTTCTCCGCGCCGCCTACTGCATGCCCGACGGCCACTCCGGCTACGGCTTTCCGATCGGCGGGGTCGCGGCGATGGATGCCGAGAAGGGGGTGATCAGCCCGGGGGGGATCGGGTTCGACATCAATTGCGGGATGCGCCTGGTCCGGACCGATTTGACCGAGGCGGAGGTGGCGCCGAAGTTGACGGAGCTGGTCGATCTTCTCTACACCCGCGTTCCGGCGGGGGTCGGAAGCAAGGGGTTCGTGAAGCTGGCGCCGAACGAGTTTAAAGAGGTCATTGCCGAAGGGTCTCAGTGGTGTCTCAAGAACGGTTATGCGTGGCCGGAGGATCTCGCGCTCACCGAGGAGAGCGGGTGCATCGCGGGGGCGAATCCGGAGAAGGTCAGCCAGAAGGCGATCGACCGCGGCCTGAGCCAGATCGGAACGCTCGGCTCCGGGAACCACTACCTGGAGGTCCAGGTGGTCCGGGAAGGGAACATATTCGATCGGAAGATGGCCGAGGCGATGGGGCTCTTCCCGAATCAGGTGGTGGTGATGTTCCACTGCGGCTCGCGCGGCTTCGGCCACCAGGTGGCGACCGATTATCTTCAGGTTTTCCTGGAGGTGATGGCGGCGAAGTATGGAATCAAGATCCTCGACCGGGAGCTTGCCTGCGCGCCGTTCCGCTCTCCGGAGGGACGGGATTATTTCTCGGCGATGAAGTGCGGCCTCAACATGTCGTTCGCCAACCGGCAGACGATTCTCCATCGGATTCGGGAGTGTTTCGCGCGGATCTTCGGGAAAAGCGCCGAAGCGCTCGGGATGCGGATGATCTATGATGTGGCCCACAATACCGCCAAGCTGGAGCGCCACCCGATCGACGGGAAATCGCGCGAGCTTCTGGTTCATCGGAAAGGGGCGACCCGCGCCTTCGGCCCGGGACACGAGGCGCTGCCGGAGCGGTATCAACCGTACGGCCAGCCGGTGATCATCGGCGGGAGCATGGAGACCGGCAGTTATCTTTTGGTCGGAACCGAGGGGGCGATGAAGGAGACCTTCGGAAGCACCGCCCACGGCTCCGGCCGAACGATGAGCCGGACGCAGGCGCGCAAGCAGTTCCGCGGCGACCGGCTGCAGAAGGAGCTTCGCGCCCGGGGAATCTATGTCCGTTCCGCTTCCTTCGCCGGTCTGGCCGAAGAAGCCGGACCGACCTACAAAGATATCGACGAAGTGGTCGACGCGTGCGAGCGTGCCGGAATCTCAAGACGGGTGGTGAAGTTCGCCCCGATCGGAAATGTCAAAGGGTAG
- a CDS encoding archease: protein MPYRFIEGLTVADIAFEARGKTLEALFSSAGQAVTAAQLHDLRTIRKKESRTFDLTNKAIDMLLFNFLQELIYWKDVDLLLFKSFDLSIRQKADGKYHLIGTGRGEPIDVSRHQPRVDVKAVTMHKFEVASDASGWKATVVLDI from the coding sequence ATGCCGTATCGTTTCATTGAGGGGTTGACCGTGGCCGACATCGCCTTTGAGGCGCGCGGCAAGACGCTGGAGGCGCTTTTCTCCTCGGCGGGTCAGGCGGTGACCGCCGCTCAATTGCATGATCTTCGGACGATTCGAAAGAAGGAATCCCGCACGTTTGATCTGACGAACAAAGCAATCGACATGCTTCTTTTTAATTTCCTTCAGGAGTTGATCTACTGGAAGGATGTCGATCTGCTCCTCTTTAAATCGTTTGACCTTTCGATTCGTCAGAAAGCGGATGGGAAATATCATTTGATCGGAACTGGTCGGGGGGAGCCGATCGACGTCTCCCGGCATCAACCCCGGGTCGATGTCAAAGCGGTCACGATGCACAAGTTCGAAGTGGCCTCCGATGCGAGCGGATGGAAGGCGACGGTCGTTCTCGATATCTGA
- a CDS encoding rhodanese-like domain-containing protein translates to MTYQISPQELKKKKDQGEPFLLLDVREQVEFDFARIPDSVLIPLSQLPSRIGELDPEQEIVTVCHHGVRSLTALGILVKNGFTNVKNLTGGIDAYSVTADPSIPRYR, encoded by the coding sequence GTGACCTATCAGATTTCACCCCAGGAACTCAAAAAAAAGAAGGACCAGGGAGAGCCGTTTCTCTTGTTGGACGTGCGGGAACAGGTCGAGTTTGACTTCGCGCGGATTCCCGATTCGGTGTTGATCCCGCTCAGCCAGCTTCCGTCGCGAATCGGCGAGCTCGACCCCGAGCAGGAGATCGTCACCGTCTGCCACCATGGCGTCCGCAGCCTCACCGCGCTCGGAATTTTGGTTAAAAACGGCTTCACGAATGTGAAGAATTTGACCGGCGGGATCGACGCTTACTCCGTGACGGCCGACCCGAGTATTCCGCGGTACCGCTAG
- a CDS encoding GTP-binding protein — protein MATKTPIVILTGYLGSGKTTLLRRLVALSDQRLAIIMNEFGALAVDARVVAGKNIKIAELEGGCVCCSLLGDFEAAVKEIVETVGPDEIIVETTGLAEPDALIGDIQENLPDYPIDAVVTVVDADATVRFPSIGHTGRIQIEMADLLLLNKIDLVTDEQRRKAREMIRAINPAALILETTRCEIDPALIFGKPLRRDNRKEVHEREKEGHHPSMESFQLRTDQTLERDCFEKRMGQFPPQIYRAKGFVRFPEGVFLFNFVAGRSELISFPEENALGIIFIGEKVLSLQPVIEAQIAACAIPPDHSSDRS, from the coding sequence GTGGCGACTAAAACACCCATCGTCATCCTTACCGGTTATCTCGGGAGCGGCAAAACGACACTGCTGCGACGGTTGGTCGCGCTGTCGGACCAGCGCCTTGCGATTATAATGAACGAGTTCGGCGCGCTGGCGGTCGATGCCCGCGTGGTGGCCGGGAAAAATATCAAGATTGCCGAGCTGGAAGGGGGATGCGTCTGCTGTTCCCTGCTGGGCGATTTCGAGGCGGCGGTGAAAGAGATCGTCGAGACGGTCGGGCCGGATGAGATTATCGTCGAGACGACCGGATTGGCGGAGCCCGATGCCCTGATCGGCGATATCCAAGAAAACCTCCCCGATTACCCGATCGATGCCGTCGTCACCGTGGTTGATGCCGATGCGACGGTCCGATTTCCTTCCATCGGCCATACCGGCCGGATTCAGATCGAGATGGCCGATCTTCTCCTTCTCAACAAGATTGATCTGGTCACCGACGAACAGCGCCGCAAGGCCCGCGAGATGATCCGGGCGATCAACCCCGCCGCTCTCATTTTGGAGACGACACGCTGTGAGATCGATCCGGCCCTCATCTTTGGAAAGCCGCTCCGGAGAGACAACCGGAAAGAGGTGCACGAGAGAGAGAAGGAGGGGCATCATCCGTCCATGGAGTCCTTTCAACTCCGCACGGATCAAACCCTTGAGCGGGATTGCTTCGAGAAGAGGATGGGTCAATTTCCGCCGCAGATTTATCGCGCGAAAGGATTTGTCCGATTTCCCGAGGGGGTCTTTCTTTTTAACTTCGTCGCGGGCCGATCGGAGCTGATCTCTTTTCCGGAGGAGAATGCGCTCGGCATCATCTTCATTGGAGAAAAGGTTCTCTCCCTTCAACCGGTGATCGAAGCGCAGATCGCCGCTTGCGCAATTCCCCCTGATCATTCATCAGACCGATCCTGA
- a CDS encoding class I SAM-dependent methyltransferase: protein MEKHHSQEPSALLTEHLARFQKGKALEVACGFGRNAFYLASQGFEVMGLDRDPEAVAFCNAEATRRGLSFTARAVDLEQPAPIPGEGYTLVGCFYYLDRNLLPAMKRAVRPGGHLVYETFLIDQHERFGKPGRKEFCWGHNELLRLFLDFRILFYFEGFKGDRWMVQLIAERPG from the coding sequence ATGGAAAAACATCACTCCCAAGAACCGTCCGCGTTGTTGACCGAACACCTTGCACGCTTCCAAAAAGGGAAAGCATTGGAGGTGGCGTGCGGCTTCGGCCGAAACGCCTTTTATCTCGCCTCGCAGGGCTTCGAGGTCATGGGGCTCGATCGCGACCCGGAGGCGGTGGCCTTCTGCAACGCCGAAGCGACCCGTCGCGGCCTCTCGTTCACCGCGCGCGCCGTCGATCTGGAGCAGCCGGCCCCGATTCCCGGCGAGGGATACACCCTGGTGGGCTGCTTCTACTATCTCGACCGGAACCTCCTTCCCGCGATGAAGCGGGCCGTTCGCCCGGGGGGGCATCTCGTCTATGAGACTTTCTTGATCGATCAGCACGAGCGGTTCGGAAAGCCGGGGCGGAAGGAGTTTTGCTGGGGGCACAATGAGCTGCTCCGGCTCTTTCTCGATTTTCGGATTCTCTTCTATTTCGAGGGATTCAAAGGGGATCGCTGGATGGTCCAACTGATCGCCGAACGGCCGGGTTAA
- the acs gene encoding acetate--CoA ligase: protein MAREKEITSVLNERRLFKPKKEFSKAAHLSSLEAYKRLYRKAEKDPEAFWAGLAKELSWFKPWKKVLEWKPPFAKWFVGGKINIAYNCLDRHLEGWRKNKAAIIWEGEPGDSRVLTYQDLHREVSKFANVLKGQGVVKGDRVAIYMPMIPELAIAMLACARIGATHSIIFGGFSATALRDRINDAEARLVVTADGGYRKGEVVTLKEKVDEALKETPGVQRVVVVRRTNTPVEMQADRDFWWHDLMKTASDQCSAEALDSEHPLFILYTSGTTGKPKGIVHTTAGYLLGTTVTARWIFDLKETDTYWCTADIGWVTGHSYVIYGILSNGVTTVMYEGAPTYPQPDRIWEIIDKYKVNILYTAPTAIRALIKMGEEWPKRHDLSSLRLLGTVGEPINPEAWMWYHQVIGKGRSPIVDTWWQTETGAIMITPLPGAIPTKPGSATLPFPGIAADVVNREGESVPANVGGYLVIKRPWPSMLRTVWKDPERYKKQYWSDIPGVYFTGDGARRDKDGYFWVMGRVDDVINVAGHRLGTMEIESALVSHSTVAEAAVVGRPDELKGTAISAFVTLELGNAPSDPLKEALRAHVVKEIGAIARPDDIRFTENLPKTRSGKIMRRLLRDIAAGRETIGDTTTLEDYTVLAKLRQEEE, encoded by the coding sequence ATGGCCCGAGAGAAAGAGATCACCTCCGTTTTAAACGAGCGTCGTCTTTTTAAGCCGAAGAAAGAATTCAGCAAAGCAGCCCATCTTTCGAGCTTGGAGGCTTACAAACGCCTCTATCGGAAGGCCGAGAAAGATCCGGAAGCTTTCTGGGCGGGTCTGGCCAAGGAGCTCTCCTGGTTCAAGCCGTGGAAAAAGGTCTTGGAGTGGAAGCCCCCCTTCGCAAAATGGTTTGTCGGCGGCAAGATCAATATCGCCTACAATTGCCTCGACCGTCACCTGGAGGGCTGGCGGAAAAACAAGGCGGCGATCATCTGGGAAGGGGAGCCGGGCGACTCGCGCGTCCTGACCTACCAAGATCTCCATCGGGAGGTTTCCAAGTTCGCCAATGTCCTGAAAGGACAAGGGGTCGTCAAAGGAGATCGCGTGGCGATCTACATGCCGATGATCCCGGAGCTGGCGATCGCCATGCTCGCCTGCGCCCGGATCGGCGCCACCCATTCGATTATTTTCGGCGGCTTTTCGGCCACCGCCTTGCGGGACCGGATCAACGATGCCGAAGCCCGGTTGGTCGTGACGGCCGACGGCGGCTACCGAAAAGGGGAAGTCGTCACCCTGAAAGAAAAGGTCGACGAGGCGCTGAAGGAAACCCCGGGGGTCCAACGGGTCGTTGTCGTCCGGCGGACCAACACCCCGGTCGAGATGCAGGCCGATCGTGATTTTTGGTGGCATGATTTGATGAAGACCGCATCCGATCAATGCAGCGCCGAGGCGCTCGACTCGGAGCATCCCCTCTTCATTCTCTACACCAGCGGGACGACCGGCAAGCCGAAGGGGATCGTCCATACCACGGCCGGTTATCTTTTGGGGACGACGGTCACCGCCCGCTGGATATTCGATCTGAAAGAGACCGACACTTACTGGTGCACCGCCGATATCGGCTGGGTCACCGGCCATTCGTATGTGATTTACGGCATTCTCTCCAACGGCGTCACGACCGTGATGTACGAGGGGGCGCCGACCTACCCACAGCCCGACCGGATCTGGGAGATCATCGATAAATACAAAGTCAATATTCTCTACACCGCGCCGACCGCCATCCGCGCCCTGATCAAAATGGGGGAGGAATGGCCGAAGCGGCACGACCTCTCAAGCCTCCGGCTCCTCGGGACGGTCGGGGAGCCGATCAATCCGGAGGCCTGGATGTGGTATCACCAGGTGATCGGCAAGGGGCGATCTCCCATCGTCGATACCTGGTGGCAAACCGAAACCGGCGCCATCATGATCACCCCGCTTCCCGGGGCGATCCCGACGAAACCCGGCTCCGCCACCCTCCCCTTCCCCGGAATCGCCGCGGACGTCGTCAATCGGGAGGGAGAGTCGGTTCCGGCCAACGTCGGGGGCTACCTTGTGATCAAGCGCCCCTGGCCGTCGATGCTTCGAACCGTTTGGAAAGATCCGGAGCGCTACAAAAAGCAGTACTGGTCCGATATCCCGGGGGTCTACTTTACCGGCGACGGCGCGCGGCGCGACAAAGACGGCTACTTCTGGGTGATGGGACGGGTCGACGATGTGATCAACGTCGCCGGACATCGCTTGGGGACGATGGAGATCGAATCGGCGTTGGTTTCCCATTCCACCGTCGCGGAGGCGGCGGTCGTCGGCCGGCCCGACGAGCTGAAGGGGACGGCGATCTCCGCCTTCGTCACCCTGGAGCTCGGAAACGCCCCGAGCGACCCGCTCAAAGAGGCGCTGCGCGCCCATGTGGTGAAGGAGATCGGCGCGATCGCCCGGCCGGACGACATCCGGTTTACCGAGAACCTTCCCAAGACCCGGAGCGGCAAAATCATGCGGCGGCTCCTCCGGGATATCGCCGCGGGACGGGAAACCATCGGCGATACGACCACCCTGGAAGACTATACGGTCCTGGCCAAGCTGCGGCAGGAGGAGGAATAA
- a CDS encoding Slp family lipoprotein → MKQKWPIFLALLLLMSTSACNAVLSEQVRSTANEETLFEEIFEDPKQHVGKIIILGGEVLRLQYKGQQTEVEFAEIPLYRTGKPALGFDPGEHFFVIFPYRVDETLLKKGKVITVAGRVIGTHNVRGFDYPLFAYEEAYVWDKLRQDRFPSYGAFLGQSS, encoded by the coding sequence ATGAAACAGAAGTGGCCGATCTTTTTGGCCCTCCTCCTCTTGATGTCGACCTCGGCCTGCAACGCCGTCCTCTCCGAGCAGGTTCGGTCGACGGCCAACGAGGAAACCCTCTTCGAAGAGATTTTTGAAGATCCGAAGCAACACGTCGGGAAGATTATTATCCTCGGCGGGGAGGTTCTTCGTCTTCAATATAAAGGGCAGCAAACGGAGGTGGAGTTCGCAGAGATTCCCCTCTACCGGACCGGCAAGCCTGCTTTGGGATTCGATCCGGGAGAGCACTTTTTCGTGATCTTCCCGTACCGGGTCGATGAGACCCTTCTTAAAAAGGGAAAGGTCATCACGGTTGCAGGCCGGGTCATCGGGACCCACAACGTCCGCGGCTTCGACTACCCCCTCTTCGCATACGAAGAAGCCTACGTCTGGGACAAGCTCCGGCAAGATCGTTTCCCTTCGTACGGCGCTTTCCTCGGACAATCGTCCTAA
- a CDS encoding cupin domain-containing protein → MSDHPSYHEALPKGIEVLRWPHKHSLPEPEVIAFFESRNLTPSRWSNGPGEVYSVHTHNYQKTLFCVKGSITFSLPDLKKEVALRPGDRLTLPPGTRHGAIVGPDGVTCIEAGD, encoded by the coding sequence GTGTCCGATCACCCTTCTTACCATGAAGCGCTTCCGAAAGGAATCGAGGTCCTCCGCTGGCCGCACAAGCACTCGCTGCCGGAGCCGGAGGTGATCGCCTTTTTCGAAAGCCGCAACCTCACCCCCAGCCGATGGTCGAACGGGCCGGGGGAGGTCTACTCCGTCCACACGCACAACTATCAAAAGACCCTCTTCTGCGTAAAGGGAAGCATTACTTTCTCGCTTCCCGATCTTAAAAAAGAGGTCGCGCTCCGCCCCGGCGACCGCCTGACCCTTCCCCCCGGCACCCGCCACGGAGCGATCGTCGGACCGGACGGGGTCACCTGTATTGAGGCGGGGGATTGA
- a CDS encoding glycerol-3-phosphate dehydrogenase/oxidase, producing the protein MASGLDRLQTAPVDLVVIGGGIQGAGVAREAALRGLSVALFEKGDFAGGTSSRTSHLIHGGIRYLEQGALRLVHEAVHERSVLSRLAPHLVRPLPFLFPVYRGDARGKWKIRAGMILYDLLAGSKRIGPHRMFTPAEALAEEPGLQSEGLVGAARFYDCRMDDARLCLTVLLSAREWGASIFNYVAVTGLIREKERVCGVRVQEVLTGANYDIYARIVVNAAGPWVDAICRMEGEAPRRIRQTKGIHLVFPSLTRSHAVVVSSEKDRRIFFVIPWKGKSLIGTTDTDFAGDLDHIRVEEEEVAWLLRETARLFPKERLGPEEIIGRYAGVRPLIYNPGGSASDVSREGRIEWTPGGMMILAGGKFTLFRSTAERAVNAVVKKAADLKAHPRPPSDPSLYGGEMPSLAEYLKEEAPAAREHYRLSDEGIRYLIGAYGTKFHAVLALGKQEKGLLKPLTPLGYPFLAEAVYAVRVEMAKRLSDFMRRRTALALGPYKRDSNMIIQIAEQMGQTLGWNREQIQSEIDDYQREVE; encoded by the coding sequence ATGGCATCGGGTTTGGACCGGCTACAGACGGCCCCCGTTGATCTGGTTGTTATCGGAGGCGGTATCCAGGGAGCAGGGGTGGCCCGGGAGGCGGCCTTGCGCGGGTTGTCGGTCGCTCTCTTCGAAAAGGGTGACTTCGCGGGGGGAACCTCCAGCCGAACTTCTCACCTGATCCATGGCGGCATCCGGTATCTTGAACAGGGAGCGCTTCGCCTCGTTCACGAGGCGGTGCATGAACGCTCTGTTCTCTCCCGGCTTGCCCCGCACCTTGTCCGGCCCCTCCCCTTTCTCTTCCCCGTTTATCGCGGCGACGCGAGGGGAAAGTGGAAGATCCGGGCCGGGATGATCCTGTACGACCTCCTCGCCGGATCGAAGAGAATCGGACCGCACCGGATGTTCACTCCAGCGGAAGCGCTGGCGGAGGAGCCCGGCCTGCAGTCGGAAGGGCTGGTCGGCGCCGCCCGTTTTTACGACTGCCGGATGGACGACGCCCGGCTCTGCCTGACCGTCCTGCTCTCCGCGCGGGAGTGGGGGGCGTCGATTTTCAATTATGTCGCCGTCACCGGTCTCATCCGGGAGAAAGAGCGCGTCTGCGGCGTTCGGGTGCAGGAGGTCCTGACCGGCGCGAATTACGATATTTATGCCCGCATCGTCGTGAACGCGGCCGGTCCCTGGGTCGACGCGATTTGCCGGATGGAGGGGGAAGCACCCCGCCGGATTCGGCAGACCAAGGGGATCCACCTGGTTTTCCCGAGCCTGACGCGAAGTCACGCCGTCGTGGTATCGAGCGAGAAGGACCGGCGGATCTTTTTCGTCATTCCTTGGAAAGGAAAAAGTCTCATCGGCACCACCGACACTGATTTTGCCGGAGACCTCGATCACATTCGGGTTGAAGAGGAGGAGGTCGCCTGGCTCCTTCGGGAGACGGCGCGGCTCTTTCCCAAGGAGCGGCTGGGGCCGGAAGAGATCATCGGGCGGTACGCGGGGGTCCGGCCGTTGATTTATAATCCGGGTGGGAGCGCCTCCGATGTTTCCCGGGAAGGAAGGATCGAATGGACGCCGGGAGGGATGATGATCCTGGCCGGCGGAAAATTCACCCTCTTTCGATCGACCGCCGAAAGGGCCGTCAATGCCGTCGTAAAGAAGGCGGCCGATCTGAAGGCGCATCCCCGGCCTCCGAGCGACCCTTCACTTTATGGCGGGGAGATGCCTTCCCTGGCCGAATATCTGAAAGAGGAGGCGCCGGCAGCGCGGGAGCACTATCGGCTCAGCGACGAGGGAATCCGGTATTTGATCGGGGCCTATGGAACGAAGTTCCATGCGGTCCTCGCTTTGGGAAAACAAGAGAAAGGATTGCTCAAACCGCTCACCCCGCTCGGATATCCCTTCCTGGCGGAGGCGGTCTATGCGGTCCGGGTGGAGATGGCGAAGCGCCTCTCCGATTTCATGCGGCGGCGGACGGCACTGGCGCTCGGCCCCTACAAGCGGGATTCGAACATGATCATTCAGATCGCGGAACAGATGGGACAAACACTCGGTTGGAACCGGGAGCAAATACAAAGCGAGATCGACGACTACCAGCGGGAGGTGGAGTGA
- a CDS encoding archease, with translation MEEFQVSEEIATGEMSLAARGDSLEGLFRATAKGLFETMVDTEEVRPEIGKELLLSADSIDRLLFHWLSELIQLRDRENLYFSFFEVKIERGPRHRIQGVAMGELIDPTRHPVRNEVAAIRSNPFQIVRRGEAWQVNILFDR, from the coding sequence TTGGAAGAGTTTCAAGTATCGGAGGAGATCGCCACCGGAGAGATGTCGCTGGCGGCGCGGGGCGACTCGCTCGAAGGGCTCTTCCGGGCGACGGCGAAGGGACTCTTTGAGACGATGGTCGATACCGAGGAGGTCCGCCCCGAGATCGGGAAAGAACTGCTCCTCTCGGCCGACAGCATCGACCGGCTTCTCTTCCATTGGCTCTCGGAATTGATTCAGCTCAGAGATCGGGAGAATCTTTACTTCAGCTTCTTCGAGGTGAAAATCGAACGCGGCCCCCGGCATCGGATACAAGGGGTCGCCATGGGAGAGCTGATCGATCCGACCCGCCACCCGGTCCGGAACGAGGTGGCGGCGATCCGATCGAATCCCTTTCAGATCGTCCGCCGGGGCGAGGCCTGGCAGGTGAATATCCTATTCGACCGTTGA
- a CDS encoding methylated-DNA--[protein]-cysteine S-methyltransferase, producing the protein MNLYTDIDSPLGSILLVSDGAALTGFYFIGQKYAPDAEPWKRDPKLQLFRNAEAQIAAYTSGRLQTFDLPIRFKGTPFQLQVWQAIAAIPFGATLSYSALAARIGAPSSMRAVGSATGRNPISLIVPCHRVVGRDGALTGYAGGLDRKRALLNFESKNKKGEKIQLNLLPLKTGGGGGN; encoded by the coding sequence ATGAATCTTTATACCGATATCGATTCGCCGCTCGGGTCGATTTTGCTGGTCTCGGACGGCGCTGCACTGACCGGCTTCTATTTCATCGGCCAGAAGTATGCTCCGGACGCGGAGCCTTGGAAACGGGATCCGAAACTTCAGCTGTTTCGCAATGCCGAGGCCCAGATCGCCGCGTACACATCGGGAAGACTGCAAACGTTTGATCTGCCGATCCGGTTCAAAGGAACCCCCTTTCAACTCCAGGTCTGGCAGGCGATCGCGGCGATTCCGTTCGGCGCGACGCTCAGCTACTCGGCGCTGGCAGCGCGGATCGGCGCGCCGTCGAGCATGCGCGCCGTCGGCTCGGCGACGGGACGCAATCCGATTTCGCTGATCGTCCCCTGTCATCGGGTCGTCGGCCGCGACGGGGCCCTCACCGGATACGCCGGCGGCCTCGATCGGAAACGGGCATTGCTGAACTTCGAATCCAAAAACAAAAAAGGGGAGAAGATCCAATTGAATCTTCTCCCCTTGAAAACTGGTGGAGGCGGCGGGAATTGA